Genomic segment of Tunicatimonas pelagia:
ATGGCAAAATCAAAAAAATTAGTTGATGTATTGGGGGTAATGACAGATGGAATACCCTTGAAAAATGACTCCCATTACCAGATTGAAGGTTGGGAAAGAATTATGACTGGCGAAGAATTTAGACGCTCGAAAGAGCTTCAAAGAGTTGCTATAACACGAGCAGAAATCACATTTGAAAATGAAGATGATCTATTAAAGTTTTTGGAGGTGCTAAAAGATTCTGATGATAGACTTAGTAGAGTCCCTGACTCTTTAGTTATGTATGATTGGCAATCACCGATCAGAAATAATTTAACTGTGAGATTTGGGGTTGCTTGGTATGATAAGGACTTTTATAAAGAAAAAAAGGACGCATATTTATCACAATTACATTCTAATATTTTTAAGAAGTTTGGTGTAAAAGTAGATGATATGCGTGTAGAGCAAATACCCTTATAAGGGCAATATTTGCATTGAGCAGATTTAGTATGAGCTATGTTATTCAGTCAAACATAAGAAACATTACAGCAACGTATAAAATCCTTTCGTAGGAAAGGTAAAAGCAGCCGACTAGTTCAGATAGTGTTAGTAGTTGCCTTTGCTTTTGGCTAGCCTACGGAAGCACTCAGCGTAGCGTTATTAAACGATCTCTATAGTCCTAACCCTTGCCCCCGGTTTCGACGTTGGTTTCGCTGCTGTACGTTCTGCTGCGCTTGGTCTAGTAGCTCTTTGAGCTGCTCAGGAGTACGTTTCCCTTCCGCTACCTGTTTGAGTAGTTTATCCCGTACATCCACATGATCGGCGAGCTGCTCGGCGTGCTTTTGCCACTGGCGGGCGCGTCGCCGGGTAGATTGTTCTTCGTGCTGGCTAATCTGTACTTTCTGTTGGGCACTAGTCGTTGCTTCTTTTTGAGCCCGTACAAAGCTCTCTAACGAAGCCTTATCAATTTCGTAGTATTCTTCACGCTGACCCAAGCCGAGCATACCACGCCGTTCCTTGGCCTTCACAGTAGGCAAATTCAGAGATACCGCGTGTTCCTGCTGTCGATAGTATTGATTCGTCGTTTGGTGCTTGCTACGACTGCCTTTCAATCCTCGTTCTAACCCAAACGGTTCCATCGCTTTAGCATACCGATCCTGAAAGCCTCTCAGCTTCTCTTTGTGCCCGAACAGATATTCCTTAGCTGAGAGCCTACCATCTTTCGTAAGCGGCACCACGGTAGCGTGAATATGCGGGGTCTTTTCATCCAGGTGCATGGCAAACCGAACGATATTTTCTTTCCCGAACTCACTAGCCACGTACCGATAGTTTGCTTGCATCCAGTCGGTCAGTTTACCTTGCTGTTCAAGTTTGCTCATTTGCTCGGGACTACCCGATAGCATCAGGTTCACGTATCGAACGGCATCTTTCCGAATAGCGGTCTTACCCTGGTAGCCTTCGGTAATACGTTGCTTCACTGAGGTGTACATATCGGGAATGTCTCCTTTGCGTCGATGGTCGGCAAACTGTTCATGAGTCAGCAGATAGACTTTCCCTTCCTTACCCAATACCGCGTACTGGTTCAGGTGGGTTCGGCTCGGATCGGCGTTCTTCACCTGATGCATCCGGTCGATATGTCGGCCGAGTTGACCGCCACTACCTTTGCCTTTCATGGCGTGAAATACAGCAAACTGTCCCATAGTTCTTATCAGTTAATTTGTCTTACTTTTCCCTTTTGTTACTCTTTCTCCTTTTTGTTTTCATCAGCTGTAGGCTGTCCGTTTCGGTGGGTAAGCCAGGTACGTGTCAAAATGGCCCGAGTAGGGTCATTTTGCTCACTAGATTTCGGAAAGGAACGTTAGTGACTGTACGAAGTCTAGTGAGCTATACCTCTGCTAGAGTTACCAAGCGGCGGGTAAGGTACGCAGCCTTGTTGAGTTCTGCAAGTCAGTCAAGAAATCGTGTAAGATGGGAAAGGGTTTCGGTTTTTTTGTTTGAGCCTATTTAGGCTTATTGGGTAAGCACCTATGTACTGCATAACATATCAAATTTTGATGATATGAAACGAGCTATAAAGAAAGAACCTTATCCAATTTTCGCAAAGTCGCTTGTCGGTGCAGTAGTGATAATTGGGCTAGGATTAAATATCTATTTTCAAGGAACTCGGACAAAAGAAGAAGTTCCGAATATTCAAGGAACAATCATCTATCTTAGTAATACGTTTGAGGAGTTACCTAAACGTCATTTAGGAAAATATAAGTACTTAGGGATTGATACTTACCCGCAAGTATTCGAGCTATTTATTGGTAAGGATGAAGGAGATATTAAACCAGAATTTGAAAAGTTTAGCGAGCTTAAGATTGGTGATAATATCAATATTTACTTTGATGAAAGTCCATCAAATGCTGACCCAAGAATAAATAGACAGGTAGAGTATATCGATAGAAATGGTCAACTATATTTTATTCTTGGTGGTGACATGGATAGAATTGGCGGACTTTCATTTGTTGGGCTTGGGATACTGCTTATCGTGGTTTTATTCATTTTGAAAAAAACTGGTAAAATAGCATAGAGCTAATTACTGAAAACAAAAAACCCGGTCTTTTTTAGATCGGGTCACCTATGATTTGAACTGTCAAGTTAAACTTTAGTATCCTCAGTTTTACGCTTAGCTGATTGCTTCTTTCTCTCATGCGCTAATTCTTCAGTGGCTTTACGCAGAGCATCAAAGACCTCATTCATTGTTTTTTCGTAATCCTCCTCATCATCAAAGAAGCCTTCTTCAATCAGGATAGGATCTACATAAATTTTATCCTCTTCTTTATTTTTTCTCGCTTTCATAAGATTCGTAAGTCTGTATCCAGTCACGCCGCGTACATCGGTAACTTGATAATAAATATAGCCTATTCTGTTCTAACTTAAAAAACGTATTGTAAATCCTTCGGTTGTGTCTACCTAGCGCAACATGGCGATTTCTCTTCCGGGGCAGCGGTGTAGCTGCTGAACGTGATAGTATACGTAACGCATCTACTGTGCGAATATCGTGCAAAGGATCACTACCAAAAGTATCGGCAAAGTGGTCGGCGTGCATGGCCGTAAGCACAACATGATACTCCTTGTCTTTATAAGATATAACGTTGGCTAGGTTAACCCTGACAATATCGATAAACTTCATGCGTTCAGCTATAATTTATGGTGATTTTTAACACCATATTTAGATAGATCACAACGGTTTGACGAATCTGAATTCATCCTTTGGCAGATCAGAAAGTTTACCTCCATTTTCTAAGTGTTCACGTAACCAAACTTTTCGGGTCACCATTTTTAGATAGATTGCTTTTGCATTCTCTGGCGTTAATTTCTTCCTGTCATTTTTCATTCACACTAGTATGTTATTTGGTTGTCGTTATGGAGTGCTTATCTATGCTTGTATTCTTCGAATGATTTCTTCAAAACATCTAGCATAGATATTCCTTTGCTAACGGCAAACATTTTATACTCTTGCCGAAACTCGAAGGGAACGGTGAAAACCATATTCACCATTTTGGAAGGAGAAGGAGTTTCAAGATTATTATTGCTTTTGTCTTCTACGCTAGGAGCTTCGCCTAACTTGCTTTTCCCCTTTTTTGGAATGTTAACAGCCATATTCATAGGTATCTTTAAAACGTTGTTCCTTTGATTCGTTGAAACTATGAAACTTTGCTCACATAGTCAATAATGCTTTGAATACAGTGTTCTGCTTTCTGGTTTAGAGATTTAAAGCTAGTATCAGTAAGTGTTTTTCCTTCGTTCAGTGCATTACGGAACGCTCGTTTCTCTGGAATATAACTACTGATAATTTGGTAAGGGGTTTGAGAAAGGTAATCAGTTGTTTCAGTATGCTCCGCTTCACTAGCATCTATCCGACTAAGTACAAAAGCAATGTGTTTTCGGTCAATCCCTTTCTTAACTAGTTCATGAGCTAAACGAATCTGTGGCCGTAGATCATCTAAAGAACCACCAGTAGGAAGAATGATTAAGTTGCTTTGTTGGGCAATTGCTAACGTATTTGAAGTACTGTGAGGGGCACCATCATATACAATTAGATCGTAGCTATCTTTTAGCTTAAGAGTAGAGACTACCGAAGAAAACTGTTGTACCTGTAGCTCAGGTTTCAAACTAGCTGCTAATCTTCTACTGTTCCATTCAAAGGTAGTTCCCTGCTTTACATCTAGATCAGCAATGAGTACATTCCATTCAGCTTGAGCATAGGCTTTAGCAATTGTACGGGCTATAGTACTTTTGCCTACACCGCCTTTTTGACTAACTACGCCTAAAATCAGTGTCATTCCTTTAAAACTTTATTCCTTTGAAACGTTGATACGGTGAACAAAGGTAGCAATTTACAGCGGATAATTTTCTAATCCCATAAGGGTTCGACCAAGCT
This window contains:
- the mobV gene encoding MobV family relaxase, encoding MGQFAVFHAMKGKGSGGQLGRHIDRMHQVKNADPSRTHLNQYAVLGKEGKVYLLTHEQFADHRRKGDIPDMYTSVKQRITEGYQGKTAIRKDAVRYVNLMLSGSPEQMSKLEQQGKLTDWMQANYRYVASEFGKENIVRFAMHLDEKTPHIHATVVPLTKDGRLSAKEYLFGHKEKLRGFQDRYAKAMEPFGLERGLKGSRSKHQTTNQYYRQQEHAVSLNLPTVKAKERRGMLGLGQREEYYEIDKASLESFVRAQKEATTSAQQKVQISQHEEQSTRRRARQWQKHAEQLADHVDVRDKLLKQVAEGKRTPEQLKELLDQAQQNVQQRNQRRNRGQGLGL
- a CDS encoding ParA family protein, translating into MTLILGVVSQKGGVGKSTIARTIAKAYAQAEWNVLIADLDVKQGTTFEWNSRRLAASLKPELQVQQFSSVVSTLKLKDSYDLIVYDGAPHSTSNTLAIAQQSNLIILPTGGSLDDLRPQIRLAHELVKKGIDRKHIAFVLSRIDASEAEHTETTDYLSQTPYQIISSYIPEKRAFRNALNEGKTLTDTSFKSLNQKAEHCIQSIIDYVSKVS